One window of the Halarcobacter mediterraneus genome contains the following:
- a CDS encoding efflux RND transporter permease subunit has product MISAFFIRNPVFAGVLSIIIFLTGLISMFNLPIEQYPRVLPPQIIVSTSYPGASADTIAKTVAAPLEEQINGAKDMLYMNSVAEDSGRLRINVFFEVGTDPDSAKIDVNNRVQAALSKMPEQVQRQGVVVGERSPSILMFAMLQSPNNTYDSVYLSNYALLNLVESLKRVKGVGDAMIFGAKDYSIRIWIDPLKLSKYSLATTDVINAVQEQNRQYAAGKVAAEPIANKQMYTYTIQTPNRFERPEQFGDIIIRANENGSSLRLKDIATIELGASDYSVQTRLNNSPSIPIGIFLQSGANSLETADAIKKALKDASENFPEDVTYSIPYDSTDFITASITEVVKTFAEALILVILIIFLFLQSWRATIIPFIAVPVSIVGAFAGMYALGFSINLLTLFGLVLAIGIVVDDAIIVIENIERHMEEGKTPKEAAFIAMKEVTGALIAIILVLGAVFIPVAFMGGLSGEMYKQFAITIVISVFISGFVALTLTPSLCVRILKNRKHEPKGFFKWFNNMFDNATKGYSYLVKKTIRFSLISILLYGGLVFISWDMFKSMKTGLIPDEDQGTIFIFGFNPPGYSLSKTLELSEEINAIIEKEPSVKNIITLGGYDFTTSAQRTHSVATIVKLKDWSERPNPEQQAQALLGKFSKQLMGTSEGFSFAVIPPPIMGMSVTGGFDMYVQDRTGGSIEDLGKIVNQILEKAKTRPELVGTRTALSANIPQYKIDIDVEKVKAKGVNINDIYSSINATFGSYYVNDFSLYGRTYKVNLQANSESRNNIDDFQHIYVRSNKGELLPINSFISYKKIVGADLVERFNLFQAAKVSGQPAPGYSSGDALNAIEEVANEVLPEGYTISWTGTAYQEKQIGGSSAQAFIFGIIFLFLILCALYEKWLLPISVVLAVPFAVFGAIIATNLRGLDNNIYFQIGLLVLAGLAAKNAILIVEFALQKQKEGFSLVDAALEAAKIRLRPIIMTSLAFTIGVMPLAISSGAGAASKHSLGTGVIGGMLAATFIAIIFIPLFYILISKISKKEKPSE; this is encoded by the coding sequence ATGATTTCTGCATTTTTTATTAGAAACCCAGTTTTTGCTGGGGTTTTATCAATCATAATATTTCTAACAGGTTTAATCTCAATGTTCAACCTTCCTATTGAACAATATCCTAGAGTTTTGCCTCCCCAAATAATTGTTAGTACTTCATACCCCGGAGCTAGTGCGGATACTATTGCTAAAACTGTTGCTGCACCTTTAGAAGAGCAGATCAATGGTGCAAAAGATATGCTTTATATGAACTCTGTTGCTGAAGACAGTGGAAGATTAAGAATTAATGTATTCTTTGAAGTAGGGACTGATCCAGATTCAGCAAAAATTGATGTAAACAATAGAGTTCAAGCTGCTTTATCAAAAATGCCTGAACAAGTTCAAAGACAAGGGGTTGTTGTAGGAGAAAGATCTCCTAGTATTTTGATGTTTGCTATGCTTCAATCACCAAATAATACATATGATTCAGTATATTTATCAAACTATGCTTTATTAAACTTAGTTGAATCATTAAAAAGGGTAAAAGGTGTTGGAGATGCAATGATTTTTGGGGCAAAAGATTATTCTATTAGAATTTGGATTGACCCATTAAAATTATCAAAGTATTCACTTGCTACAACTGATGTAATAAATGCTGTACAAGAACAAAACAGACAATATGCAGCGGGGAAAGTTGCAGCAGAACCAATTGCAAATAAACAAATGTATACATATACAATTCAAACTCCTAATAGATTTGAAAGACCCGAACAGTTTGGGGATATTATTATTAGAGCAAATGAGAATGGAAGTAGTTTAAGGTTAAAAGATATTGCAACTATTGAACTTGGAGCTAGTGATTATAGTGTTCAAACAAGATTAAACAATTCTCCTTCAATTCCAATTGGGATATTCTTACAAAGTGGGGCAAACTCTTTAGAAACAGCTGATGCAATTAAAAAAGCTTTAAAAGATGCAAGTGAGAACTTTCCAGAAGATGTAACTTATAGTATTCCTTATGATAGTACAGATTTTATTACAGCATCAATAACAGAAGTTGTTAAAACTTTTGCAGAAGCTTTAATTTTAGTTATTTTAATTATATTCTTATTCTTACAAAGTTGGAGAGCAACAATTATTCCATTTATTGCTGTTCCTGTATCAATTGTAGGTGCCTTTGCTGGTATGTATGCTTTAGGTTTCAGTATTAACCTATTAACTTTATTTGGTCTTGTTTTAGCAATTGGTATTGTTGTTGATGATGCTATTATTGTAATTGAAAATATTGAAAGACATATGGAGGAGGGTAAAACTCCTAAAGAAGCTGCATTTATTGCAATGAAAGAAGTTACGGGAGCATTAATTGCTATTATTTTAGTTCTTGGAGCAGTATTTATTCCTGTTGCCTTTATGGGTGGCTTATCTGGAGAAATGTATAAACAGTTTGCTATTACAATTGTAATTTCCGTTTTTATTTCAGGATTTGTTGCTTTAACATTGACACCTTCACTTTGTGTAAGAATATTAAAAAATAGAAAACATGAACCTAAAGGTTTTTTCAAATGGTTTAATAATATGTTTGACAATGCTACAAAAGGATATTCATATTTAGTTAAAAAAACTATTAGATTCTCATTGATTTCTATTTTATTATATGGTGGATTAGTATTTATTTCATGGGATATGTTCAAATCAATGAAAACAGGACTTATTCCTGATGAAGATCAAGGAACAATATTTATTTTCGGATTTAACCCCCCTGGATATTCATTATCAAAAACTTTAGAATTATCAGAAGAAATAAATGCAATTATTGAAAAAGAACCAAGTGTAAAAAATATCATTACTCTTGGAGGATATGACTTTACTACTTCTGCACAAAGAACTCACTCAGTTGCAACTATTGTTAAATTAAAAGACTGGAGTGAAAGACCAAATCCAGAACAACAAGCCCAAGCACTTTTAGGAAAATTTAGTAAACAATTAATGGGAACAAGTGAAGGATTCTCTTTTGCAGTAATTCCACCTCCAATTATGGGTATGAGTGTTACTGGTGGATTTGATATGTATGTTCAAGATAGAACAGGTGGTTCAATTGAGGATTTAGGAAAAATTGTTAATCAAATATTAGAAAAAGCAAAAACAAGACCTGAACTAGTAGGAACAAGAACTGCATTATCTGCAAATATTCCTCAATATAAAATTGATATTGATGTTGAAAAAGTAAAAGCTAAAGGTGTAAATATAAATGACATTTATAGTAGTATAAATGCTACATTTGGAAGTTATTATGTAAATGATTTTTCACTTTATGGAAGAACATATAAAGTAAACTTACAAGCCAATAGTGAAAGTAGAAATAATATTGATGATTTCCAACATATTTATGTGAGATCAAATAAAGGTGAACTTTTACCAATAAATTCATTTATTTCTTATAAAAAAATTGTAGGGGCTGACCTTGTAGAAAGATTTAATCTTTTCCAAGCAGCAAAAGTCTCAGGGCAACCAGCGCCTGGATATAGTTCAGGGGATGCCTTAAATGCAATTGAAGAGGTTGCAAATGAAGTTCTACCAGAAGGATACACAATTAGTTGGACAGGAACTGCATATCAAGAAAAACAAATTGGTGGAAGTTCTGCTCAAGCATTTATTTTTGGTATCATATTCTTATTTTTAATTCTTTGTGCTTTATATGAAAAATGGTTACTTCCAATTTCAGTTGTATTAGCTGTACCATTTGCAGTTTTTGGAGCAATTATAGCTACTAACTTAAGAGGTTTAGATAATAATATTTATTTCCAAATAGGTTTATTAGTTCTTGCTGGTCTTGCAGCTAAGAATGCTATTTTAATTGTTGAATTTGCTTTACAAAAACAAAAAGAAGGTTTTAGTTTAGTTGATGCTGCTTTAGAAGCTGCAAAAATTAGGCTTAGACCAATTATTATGACTTCTTTAGCATTTACAATAGGAGTTATGCCACTTGCAATAAGTAGTGGAGCAGGGGCTGCTAGTAAACACTCTTTAGGAACAGGAGTAATAGGTGGAATGTTAGCTGCAACTTTTATTGCAATTATATTTATTCCATTATTTTATATTCTTATATCTAAAATAAGTAAAAAAGAAAAACCTAGTGAATAA
- a CDS encoding YqaA family protein, producing MTYIVLFLSAFLSATLFPFGSEALLIYNLQEGYNVYLLLLFATMGNTLGSLFNYIIGLKGEEYLENKAYLKKEKILKYKKYFDKFGAYCLLFSWLPIIGDPLTFIAGILKYNLKKFIILVVIAKFSRYVFLVFVSFYFLD from the coding sequence TTGACCTATATTGTTTTATTTTTGTCAGCTTTTTTATCTGCTACTTTATTTCCTTTTGGAAGTGAGGCTTTATTAATTTATAATTTACAAGAGGGTTATAATGTTTATTTACTTCTTTTATTTGCAACTATGGGTAATACTTTAGGTTCTTTATTTAACTATATTATTGGTTTAAAAGGTGAAGAATATCTAGAGAATAAAGCTTATTTAAAAAAAGAAAAAATACTTAAATATAAAAAATACTTTGATAAATTTGGTGCTTACTGTCTTCTTTTTTCTTGGCTTCCTATTATAGGAGATCCTTTGACTTTTATTGCAGGAATATTAAAATATAATTTAAAAAAGTTTATTATTTTAGTTGTTATAGCAAAATTCTCAAGGTATGTATTTCTTGTTTTTGTAAGTTTTTATTTCTTAGATTAA
- a CDS encoding MerR family transcriptional regulator: protein MERLVTTAQAAQILGLSLQGVHYRIRKNQLKSIKKAGKTYVYISEYVDDKAEAKVELKESTKSTFEDVINVKNEQIDILKKSIKWMRKQYSSEIHRLEKNQKRIISVFNREIELLQSAFNEMRSIYKQPQVAQSIHKEEVVSGDIEVEKEELKEKFISLQEFTLYLKKHHKNEKDIKLIIFKAIQKQDSRFIYNRKDKKLLILNEDFSDLI, encoded by the coding sequence TTGGAGAGATTAGTTACAACAGCACAGGCTGCACAAATACTTGGACTATCCCTTCAAGGTGTTCATTATAGAATTAGAAAAAATCAATTAAAATCAATTAAAAAAGCCGGTAAAACATATGTTTATATTAGTGAATATGTAGATGATAAAGCAGAAGCAAAAGTAGAACTAAAAGAGAGTACAAAAAGTACTTTTGAAGATGTAATAAATGTAAAAAATGAACAAATTGATATTTTAAAAAAATCAATAAAATGGATGAGAAAACAATACTCTTCTGAAATACATAGACTTGAAAAGAATCAAAAAAGAATAATTTCAGTATTTAATAGAGAAATAGAATTACTTCAAAGTGCATTTAATGAGATGCGTTCTATTTATAAACAACCACAAGTTGCCCAATCAATACATAAAGAAGAAGTTGTAAGTGGTGATATAGAAGTTGAAAAAGAAGAGCTAAAAGAAAAATTTATTTCTTTACAAGAGTTTACTTTGTATTTGAAAAAACATCATAAAAATGAAAAAGATATAAAACTTATTATTTTTAAAGCTATTCAAAAACAAGATTCAAGATTTATTTATAATAGAAAAGATAAAAAATTATTGATTTTAAATGAAGATTTCTCAGATTTGATTTGA
- the queF gene encoding preQ(1) synthase: MKYGEKEIVEFDINKEEHFWPNKNKKNYIIDIELPEFMAKCPRSGYPDFATIKLQYTPNEKVIELKALKLYINSFMFREVSHENSANEIFDTLYEKLQPRWMKVIADFKPRGNVHTVIEIDSDKM; the protein is encoded by the coding sequence ATGAAATATGGTGAAAAAGAGATTGTAGAATTTGATATAAATAAAGAAGAACATTTTTGGCCAAATAAAAATAAAAAAAACTATATTATAGATATAGAGCTTCCAGAGTTTATGGCAAAATGTCCAAGAAGTGGATATCCTGATTTTGCAACTATTAAACTACAATATACGCCAAATGAAAAAGTTATTGAGTTAAAAGCATTAAAACTATATATTAATTCTTTTATGTTTAGAGAAGTGTCACATGAAAATTCAGCAAATGAAATTTTTGATACTTTATATGAAAAACTACAGCCAAGATGGATGAAAGTTATCGCAGACTTTAAACCAAGAGGTAATGTTCACACTGTTATTGAAATAGATAGTGATAAAATGTAA
- a CDS encoding DMT family transporter, protein MQFILLNVLTLIFLAANSILCRLALLDNTIDAYSFTFFRLFFAVITLILIMLFIKKQNITIKLKDNWLNAFMLFIYAATFSYAYLNMDAGVGTLILFAIVQLTMILSAIKNSEKLTLKVFLGLIIAFLGLIYLLYPKEEFSLSITHTILMIISGISWAFYSILGKATTKPLEDTTINFIKTLPFLAILYLFTNDIFITKEGLFLAFLSGSITSAIGYVLWYIIIKKIRIVTASIIQLIIPIFAILLSVIFLNEELTFTLILSTSIILLGIFISLYKKTPN, encoded by the coding sequence ATGCAATTTATTTTACTTAATGTATTAACTTTAATATTTTTAGCTGCAAACTCTATTTTATGTAGACTAGCTTTATTAGATAATACTATTGATGCATACTCTTTTACTTTTTTTAGATTATTTTTTGCTGTCATAACTTTAATTCTCATTATGCTATTTATAAAAAAACAAAATATTACCATAAAATTAAAAGATAATTGGCTAAATGCTTTTATGCTTTTTATATATGCTGCAACTTTTTCTTATGCATATTTAAATATGGATGCAGGAGTTGGAACATTAATTTTATTTGCTATAGTTCAATTAACTATGATATTAAGTGCTATAAAAAATAGTGAAAAACTTACTTTGAAAGTTTTTTTAGGACTCATTATTGCTTTTCTAGGACTTATTTATCTTCTTTACCCAAAAGAAGAGTTTTCTTTATCTATAACACATACTATATTAATGATTATTTCAGGTATATCTTGGGCTTTTTATTCAATACTAGGGAAAGCTACTACTAAACCTTTAGAAGATACAACTATTAATTTCATAAAAACTTTACCCTTTTTAGCTATTTTATATCTATTTACAAATGATATTTTTATAACCAAAGAGGGTTTATTCTTAGCCTTTTTATCAGGAAGTATTACTTCTGCAATAGGTTATGTTTTATGGTATATCATAATAAAAAAGATAAGAATAGTTACAGCTAGTATAATACAACTTATAATCCCTATATTTGCTATTTTATTAAGTGTAATTTTCTTAAATGAAGAATTAACATTTACCTTAATATTATCTACAAGTATAATTTTACTAGGGATATTTATAAGCCTTTATAAAAAAACACCAAATTAA
- a CDS encoding acyloxyacyl hydrolase yields the protein MKKFILTFFILVSFTYGFDKVALKYGYKGSANFYGIALIENLNYKPFDIFNLSFEFSGEYAEYKNDDMYILSLQPLLDYNLIGDLYLEGGLGIAYLSEKYLDHKEFGMHFQFKESIGFLYKFNDKMDASLKYNHYSNANLNSKNSGIDFIGLQFNYKF from the coding sequence ATGAAAAAATTTATTTTAACTTTTTTTATACTTGTAAGTTTTACTTATGGTTTTGATAAAGTGGCTTTAAAATATGGATATAAAGGTAGTGCGAACTTTTATGGAATAGCATTAATAGAAAATTTAAATTATAAGCCCTTTGATATTTTTAATTTGAGTTTTGAATTTTCAGGTGAATATGCAGAATATAAAAATGATGATATGTATATTTTAAGTTTACAACCTTTACTTGATTATAATCTTATTGGTGATTTGTATTTAGAAGGTGGTTTAGGTATTGCATATTTAAGTGAAAAATATTTGGATCACAAAGAGTTTGGTATGCATTTTCAATTTAAAGAAAGTATAGGTTTTTTATATAAATTTAATGATAAAATGGATGCTAGTTTAAAATATAATCACTATTCAAATGCAAACTTAAATAGTAAAAATTCTGGTATTGACTTTATTGGTTTACAGTTCAATTATAAATTCTAA
- a CDS encoding AraC family transcriptional regulator: MKDKTFTKIFTHEKMPYLELRYSNNTKHYKKHLHDTLSVGMNIKGKTIYTNKDKKYDFEIGMLALVNPNEIHSCNPIDKIPNLYYMLYLDQKWCYELQKTICKEIIDFVPFEKELITDKRFYDEFKLLCENLFSNVTNEEKEEELIIFFTKLFKTYLKEDYNKLSKNEENIFEKIKIYIQENYKDNISLENLSKTFNLNKFYIIRLFKNNLNISPHSYLINLKINEAKKLLKKGFPLADTALECGFVDQSHFHRNFVKIVATTPKEYQLNFVQD, from the coding sequence ATGAAAGATAAAACTTTTACAAAAATTTTTACCCATGAAAAAATGCCTTATTTAGAACTTAGATATTCAAATAATACTAAACATTATAAAAAACATTTACATGATACTTTATCAGTAGGTATGAATATAAAAGGTAAAACTATTTATACAAATAAAGATAAGAAATATGATTTTGAAATTGGTATGTTAGCACTTGTAAATCCAAATGAAATTCATTCTTGTAATCCTATTGATAAAATACCAAACTTATATTATATGCTGTATTTAGATCAAAAATGGTGCTATGAACTTCAAAAAACTATTTGCAAAGAAATAATTGATTTTGTACCTTTTGAAAAAGAATTAATAACTGATAAAAGATTTTATGATGAATTTAAACTTTTATGTGAAAATCTTTTTAGTAATGTTACTAATGAAGAAAAAGAAGAAGAATTAATAATATTTTTTACAAAACTCTTTAAAACTTATTTAAAAGAGGATTATAATAAATTATCAAAAAATGAAGAAAATATTTTTGAAAAGATAAAAATATATATTCAAGAAAACTATAAAGATAATATTTCTTTAGAAAATCTATCAAAGACTTTTAATCTAAATAAATTTTATATAATTAGATTATTTAAAAACAATTTAAATATAAGTCCCCATTCTTATTTAATAAACCTCAAAATTAATGAAGCAAAAAAACTCTTAAAAAAAGGCTTTCCCCTTGCCGATACAGCTTTAGAGTGTGGTTTTGTAGACCAAAGTCACTTCCATAGAAATTTTGTAAAAATTGTTGCAACAACACCAAAAGAATATCAACTCAATTTTGTACAAGACTAA
- a CDS encoding LysE family translocator, translating to MEIYIYGFLTLALAHFMALLSPGADFFIILSNSSKYGRLSGILTSIGIAFANLVYILLALFGISLIKDNQAVFLIIKTLGSFYLLYLGFLLLKSKKRDIFKEKIERKQKRKDILKYFSQGFFSAILNPKNSIFYFTMFSISLQNNIGIFVQSFYAAWMFFAVLFWDIFIVYLVTNKKSKSFLEKYSYYVEKASGFILFFIGISILIATYIID from the coding sequence ATGGAAATTTATATTTATGGTTTTTTAACACTTGCTTTAGCACATTTTATGGCTTTATTAAGCCCTGGAGCTGACTTTTTTATTATTCTTTCAAATTCATCAAAATATGGAAGACTTAGTGGTATATTAACCTCAATTGGTATTGCTTTTGCAAATTTAGTTTATATTTTATTAGCTTTATTTGGTATATCTTTAATCAAAGATAACCAAGCTGTTTTTTTAATAATTAAAACACTTGGCTCTTTTTATCTTTTATATCTAGGTTTTTTACTCTTAAAATCAAAAAAAAGAGATATTTTTAAAGAAAAAATAGAAAGAAAACAAAAAAGAAAAGATATTTTAAAATATTTTTCTCAAGGTTTTTTTTCCGCAATATTAAACCCAAAGAATTCCATTTTTTATTTCACTATGTTTTCTATATCCTTACAAAATAATATTGGAATTTTTGTACAAAGTTTTTATGCAGCTTGGATGTTTTTTGCTGTACTTTTTTGGGATATATTCATTGTATATTTAGTTACAAATAAAAAAAGTAAATCTTTCTTAGAAAAATATTCATATTATGTTGAAAAAGCTTCTGGTTTTATACTTTTTTTTATAGGAATCTCAATACTAATAGCTACTTATATAATTGATTAA
- a CDS encoding NAD(P)-dependent oxidoreductase: MALGFIGLGNLGQAIAKRLTDMSEEIIAFNRTKSKIEDLGYKIANSPKDLIEKCDIVILCLFESDAVENIFNMQEGLLSADLEGKTIIDLTTNHFEQVLNFHKVIDEKGGEYLESPIFGSVAPALEGLVTIVASGKKDTFDSCKTILEKIGKEIFYLKEPGKASKMKLINNLCLGSFMATIAECTALGDACDISRDKLLEILGVGGGQSLVLKAKTQKLLEEDYSPHFSNNAIYKDLHTLQDLAYSLNQPLFTAAVPKELFGKMKKDGKGEEDFCSIVQLFKD; this comes from the coding sequence ATGGCACTTGGATTTATAGGACTTGGAAATCTTGGTCAAGCTATAGCTAAAAGGCTTACAGATATGAGTGAAGAAATTATAGCTTTTAATAGAACAAAATCAAAAATTGAAGATTTAGGATATAAAATTGCAAATTCTCCAAAAGATTTAATTGAAAAGTGCGATATTGTTATTTTATGTCTTTTTGAATCAGATGCTGTAGAGAATATTTTTAATATGCAAGAAGGACTTTTAAGTGCTGATTTAGAAGGTAAAACAATTATTGATTTAACAACAAATCATTTTGAACAAGTATTAAACTTTCATAAAGTAATTGATGAAAAAGGTGGAGAATATTTAGAGTCACCTATTTTTGGAAGTGTTGCACCAGCTTTAGAAGGTCTCGTAACAATTGTGGCTTCTGGAAAAAAAGATACTTTTGATTCTTGTAAAACAATTTTAGAAAAAATTGGTAAAGAAATATTCTATTTAAAAGAGCCAGGGAAAGCCTCTAAAATGAAATTAATCAATAATCTATGTCTAGGGTCATTTATGGCTACGATTGCAGAATGTACTGCTTTAGGAGACGCTTGTGATATATCAAGGGATAAGTTATTAGAAATTTTAGGAGTAGGTGGTGGACAATCACTTGTTTTAAAAGCTAAAACACAAAAATTATTAGAAGAAGATTATTCTCCTCATTTTTCAAATAATGCAATATACAAAGACCTTCATACTTTACAAGATTTAGCTTACAGTTTGAATCAACCTTTATTTACGGCAGCTGTACCAAAGGAACTATTTGGAAAAATGAAAAAAGATGGAAAAGGTGAAGAAGACTTTTGTTCAATAGTTCAATTATTTAAAGACTAA
- the zupT gene encoding zinc transporter ZupT, which produces MENLEFSHYLIAFSLTLFAGLSTSIGAILAFFSKKKNYTILSLGMGFSAGVMIYVSFMEILKKAQDSFTILVSNEAYAELLTLICFFLGIALSAIIDRLIPEDVNPHEPKSNQELKELKTDHKTINANALKRTGLFTALAIGIHNFPEGFATFISALDSLTLGATIALAIAIHNIPEGMAVSLPIYHATGERKKAFWYATLSGFAEPVGAILGYFLLLPLMGDATLGITFAIVAGIMIYISFDELLPAARVYGNAHTTIAGLVFGMFIMASSLLLFKFI; this is translated from the coding sequence ATGGAAAATCTTGAGTTTAGCCATTATCTAATAGCCTTTTCATTAACACTATTTGCAGGACTCTCAACTAGTATAGGAGCTATTTTAGCTTTCTTTTCAAAAAAGAAAAACTATACTATCCTTTCACTGGGAATGGGATTTTCTGCAGGGGTTATGATATATGTCTCTTTTATGGAAATATTAAAAAAAGCTCAAGACTCTTTTACTATTCTTGTATCAAATGAAGCCTATGCTGAATTATTAACTTTAATTTGTTTTTTTCTTGGAATTGCATTAAGTGCTATTATTGATAGATTAATTCCAGAAGATGTAAATCCCCATGAACCAAAGTCTAATCAAGAATTAAAAGAACTTAAAACTGATCATAAAACTATAAATGCTAATGCTTTAAAAAGAACAGGACTTTTTACAGCTTTAGCTATTGGTATTCATAATTTTCCAGAAGGATTTGCCACTTTTATTTCTGCACTTGATAGTTTAACATTAGGAGCAACCATTGCCCTTGCAATTGCCATACATAATATTCCTGAAGGAATGGCAGTAAGTTTACCAATTTATCATGCTACAGGAGAGAGAAAAAAAGCTTTCTGGTATGCAACACTATCTGGTTTTGCAGAACCTGTAGGAGCTATATTAGGATACTTTTTATTATTACCTTTAATGGGAGATGCAACCTTAGGAATAACCTTTGCAATAGTCGCTGGAATTATGATTTATATATCTTTTGATGAATTATTACCAGCAGCTAGAGTATATGGAAATGCTCATACAACTATAGCTGGTTTAGTTTTTGGAATGTTTATTATGGCAAGTAGTTTACTACTATTTAAATTTATTTAA
- a CDS encoding DUF3010 family protein yields MKICGIELKANNIILVVLDNKNFLDLKIKKLTLEDDEKQEDIRKFCNEFLLFLENENIEKVVIKKRAKKGNFAGGAVTFKLEGLIQLNPLCEVELISAQSISSFEKKNQIEFPNSLKKYQEQAYLCALYSY; encoded by the coding sequence ATGAAAATTTGTGGAATTGAATTAAAAGCTAATAATATAATATTAGTTGTTTTAGATAATAAAAACTTTTTAGACTTAAAAATAAAAAAGCTTACCCTTGAAGATGATGAAAAACAAGAAGATATTAGAAAATTTTGTAATGAGTTTTTACTATTTTTGGAAAATGAAAATATAGAAAAAGTTGTTATTAAAAAAAGAGCAAAAAAAGGTAATTTTGCTGGAGGAGCTGTTACTTTTAAATTAGAAGGTTTGATCCAACTTAATCCTCTTTGTGAAGTTGAACTAATATCGGCTCAATCTATATCTTCCTTTGAAAAGAAAAACCAAATAGAGTTTCCAAACTCTTTAAAAAAGTATCAAGAGCAAGCTTATTTATGTGCTTTATATAGTTATTAA